A region from the Benincasa hispida cultivar B227 chromosome 8, ASM972705v1, whole genome shotgun sequence genome encodes:
- the LOC120083511 gene encoding protein C2-DOMAIN ABA-RELATED 4-like, with the protein MGDSPKSPESSSGGGGGRCSSSLMESLLGLLRIRIIRGVNLAVRDVRSSDPYIVVKMSKQKLKTRVIKKDINPEWNEDLTLSVTDPNALVKLTVYDHDTFSMDDKMGDAEFDITPYIEALKMDLSGLPSGTIVSRVQPSRQNCLAEESAIVLEDGKVVQNICLRLRNVECGEVEIQLQWIDLPGSKVALITSTSTWLEVRGNDSIQSSTDVERFERLPAKTKKLWTPVWRLPGIFHYVNRFKSKLLLQRCLYKK; encoded by the exons atggggGATTCACCAAAAAGTCCAGAGAGCAGCAGTGGCGGTGGTGGAGGGCGTTGTTCGTCGTCATTAATGGAAAGTTTATTGGGTCTTCTTCGGATTCGGATCATTCGCGGCGTCAACCTCGCCGTTCGCGACGTTCGCAGCAGCGATCCTTACATTGTTGTTAAAATGTCCAAACAG AAATTGAAGACTCGAGTGATTAAGAAGGATATTAATCCAGAATGGAACGAAGATCTTACTCTATCTGTTACAGATCCCAATGCTTTGGTCAAGCTG ACAGTGTACGACCACGACACATTTAGTATGGACGACAAAATGGGTGATGCAGAGTTCGATATCACGCCATACATCGAAGCATTGAAAATGGATTTGTCAGGATTACCAAGTGGAACAATAGTGTCAAGAGTGCAACCAAGTAGGCAAAATTGCCTAGCCGAAGAGAGTGCCATTGTGTTGGAAGATGGCAAAGTTGTTCAAAACATTTGCCTACGCTTGCGCAATGTTGAATGTGGTGAAGTCGAAATTCAATTGCAATGGATTGATCTTCCTGGTTCTAAAG TTGCGTTGATCACGAGCACGTCGACATGGTTGGAAGTGAGAGGCAACGATTCGATTCAAAGTAGTACGGATGTGGAGCGTTTTGAGAGGTTACCTGCAAAAACAAAGAAGCTTTGGACACCCGTGTGGCGTTTACCAGGCATATTTCATTATGTAAATCGCTTCAAGTCTAAACTTCTTCTTCAACGTTGTCTATATAAGAAATGA